The sequence GAAATGGTCTGGCGGATTATGAATTATTGGAATTGGCCTTGTTCCAAGCCTATCCCCGGCAGGATGTCAAACCGATTGCTAAAAAACTGATGCAACATTTTGGTAGTTTATCCGCTGTCATCCAAGCATCTAGCGAAGAATTAAAAACGGTTCAAGGTATTGGTTTAGCTTCAATTGTGGTTATTAAACTTATTCATGCCACATGCTTGCGAATGCTAAAACAAGATATGCAGCAATCCTTGATTTTTCATCAAAATACAGATGTTATCAATTACTACCACTTAAAATTAGCCCATGTTCAACGAGAAGAATTTCATGTTTTATTTTTAAATCATCAATTCCAACTACTTCAAGATGAAGCCCTACAAACGGGAACAGTAAATTATATAAATATTTTTCCCAGAGAGTTAATTAAACGAGCATTAGAACTTTCCGCAAGTTATCTGGTCTTTATTCATAACCATCCTTCGGGGGATACCACACCATCAATTGAGGATCGGCAGACAACCGAGGAATTGCGTAATATCTTAAAAAAACTAGGTATCGAAATTATTGATCATCTGATCATTTCAAAATTGGGTTATTATAGCTTTAAAACAGATCAACAATTTAAACATTCACAGATGGAAAAATAATGGCCATTGATCGTTATAGTCGCGCAGAAACAGCAAAAATTTGGTCCGATGAAAACCGGCTTGATTTGTGGAAAAAAATTGAATGTTTGGTAGCTAAAGCGCAGGCAAAATTTAGTATTATCCCCATGAAGGCTGCACAAGATATTTGTCGTTTGGCCGATTACCAAATAAGCCGTATCAAAGAAATTGAACTTATTACCCAACATGAATTTAATGCTTTTTTAAAAAACTTGTCTGAAAATATTGGGCCTTCCGCCGCTTATTTACACCATGGAATGACCTCTTCGGACGTTTTAGATACAACTTTATCCATCCAACTGACGCAAGCTGCTGATGCCATTTTAATACAACTTGAAAAATTACTGGCTGTTTTAAAGCGACGGGCGATTGAGTTCAAAGATACAGTTTGTAGCGGTAGAACACATGGGATCCATGCTGAACCTATGACTTTCGGACTAAAACTAGCTTCTCATTGGGCTGCTTTTTATAGAAATCGTCAACGATTAATACATGCTAGGAAAGAAATTGCTGTAGGTGCAATTTCTGGGACGGTCGGAACGTATGCCACGATTGATCCACGCGTTGAAAACTATGTTATAAAGGAGCTCGGCTTAAGTTCTGAAACTATATCCACTCAAGTAATCCCCAGGGATCGTCATGCTATATTCTTTTGTACTTTAGCCGTTATCGCAAGTTCTATTGAAAATTTGGCAACAGAAATCCGTCATTTGCAAAGATCCGAGGTCCGGGAAGTGGAAGAACGCTTTGACAAAGGACAAACCGGCTCATCCGCCATGCCTCACAAACGCAACCCCATTAAATGTGAGAATCTAACAGGATTATCTCGATTAATCCGTTCCGGTTGTATCGCGGCATTGGAAAATGTGACCTTATGGCATG is a genomic window of Rhodospirillaceae bacterium containing:
- the radC gene encoding DNA repair protein RadC; translation: MKFLYMTNLQDKPTYLGHRQRLREKFIQGMGNGLADYELLELALFQAYPRQDVKPIAKKLMQHFGSLSAVIQASSEELKTVQGIGLASIVVIKLIHATCLRMLKQDMQQSLIFHQNTDVINYYHLKLAHVQREEFHVLFLNHQFQLLQDEALQTGTVNYINIFPRELIKRALELSASYLVFIHNHPSGDTTPSIEDRQTTEELRNILKKLGIEIIDHLIISKLGYYSFKTDQQFKHSQMEK
- a CDS encoding adenylosuccinate lyase, which encodes MAIDRYSRAETAKIWSDENRLDLWKKIECLVAKAQAKFSIIPMKAAQDICRLADYQISRIKEIELITQHEFNAFLKNLSENIGPSAAYLHHGMTSSDVLDTTLSIQLTQAADAILIQLEKLLAVLKRRAIEFKDTVCSGRTHGIHAEPMTFGLKLASHWAAFYRNRQRLIHARKEIAVGAISGTVGTYATIDPRVENYVIKELGLSSETISTQVIPRDRHAIFFCTLAVIASSIENLATEIRHLQRSEVREVEERFDKGQTGSSAMPHKRNPIKCENLTGLSRLIRSGCIAALENVTLWHERDISHSSVERVLCPDVTITLDFALSRLAEVMDGLVVYPDKMLKNIYNSGGIIFSQRILLKLTEKGLDRQKSYHLIQQLSHACWQEGQNFLHLCQQNPEIREILSLEELENLFDVDFYLKQIPFIFQRVFEADINS